The sequence below is a genomic window from Leisingera sp. M658.
AGTGTCCCCTAACACTGCTGCACCTGTGCTGCAAAGGCAGCAGGCGGCGGGGCTGGGCTTCGTTGACCCGGTGGTAGCTGCGGGGCAGCGGAAAAGTCTATGGTTTTTGCCGCCCGCACAGGGCAAATGTGGTGCTATGGGAAAGCCGAAAAAGAAAGACCTGCCGGATCTGAGCCAACTGTGTGTTCCGGGGATGGAAATCGCGGTGCGGGCCGCGCCCAAGGCGGCGCGCAATGCGATTGTGCCGGCAGAGGGCGTGCTTAAGATTTCGGTTACCGCGGCACCGGAGAACGGCAAGGCCAACGACGCCGTCCGCAGCCTGCTGGCCGCGGCAATGGGCACTGCGGCGTCCAATCTGGTCCTGCGCCGCGGTGCAACCTCGCGCGGCAAGGCTTTTGTCTACAACGGCCCGGCCTGACGCCTAGTCATCACCTGGCACAAGCCTGTAGACGCCTTCCGGCAGGTCCAGCGCTGCGGCCAGATCCCGCACCTGCAAATGGGACAGGGTGATTGTCTGCACTTTGTCGGTGCGCGGGTCGTATTGTTCGACCGTCACGCATTCGGTGAAGGAATTGATGGTCACATCCTCGGTGAGCGGGGTTCCGTCCTCATCCACCAGGGTAATAACCGTCGAGTCGAATTCATGCTCTATGGTAAACATAAGTCCAGCCTGCACTGCCGCCTGGCTGCTGGCAAGGCCTTGCAATCACAGACTATCACATGGATCTGGCAGCAAGGTTCCGCTGCCGGGCGATTGCCTTCCGACATCCTTGCGCGATAAAGTAGCCCGGAACTGCAAAAGGAAGTGCCATGCGCCGTTTACTGTGTCTCATTGCTCTTGCCGTCGGCGCCTGTGATGTGGCGATTGAGCCTGCGCCGCAATCTGCGCCGGTTGCTCGGACACCGCGGGTGCAGGGGATGGCGCCAGGGGAGGCGCGCACCGCCTTTGCGTCGGTGTCCCGGCGGGTGGAGCCGGTGGCTGAACGCGCGTGCCGCAGCCGGACCCAGGGGCTGAACTGCGATTTTCTGATCCGCATCGACCCGAACCCCAACGCGGCCCCCAATGCTTATCAAAGCCTCGACCGTTCCGGCCGGCCCATCATAACCTTCACACAGCGGATGCTGGGGCAGATCGCCAACCAGGACGAGCTGGCCTTTGTGATGTCGCATGAGGCCGCCCACCATATTCGCGGCCATCTGGCGCGGCAGGCGCAGAACTCGGCGCTGGTCAGCGCCGGTGCAGGGCTGATCACAGCCCTTGCGGGCGGCAGCGCGGCAACAGTTTCCACCGCACAGGATGTGGGCGGTTATGTCGGCGCGCGCACCTATTCCAAGGATTTTGAGCTGGAGGCCGATGAGCTGGGCACCCTTATTACCCATCAGTCCGGTTTCCGGCCCAGCATCGGCGTGCGCTTCTTCAACCGGCTGCCGGATCCCGGCGACCGTTTCCTGGGCACCCATCCCGCCAACCCGGACCGGGTGCGGGTGGTGCAGGCCACCATCGACCGCCACGGGCTGAACTGAGCATGACTGCCAAGGATCAGGCTGCGCCCGCGCTGGAGATGCTGGGTGTGGTGCTGACCGACCGCGGCTCGCGCTATGCAGTGACGGGGGCGCGGGTTGCCTCACGCGCGGAGGTCGACGCGGTGCTGGCTGAGCTGAAGTCTGACCGCGCCTATGCCAAAGCGACCCACAACACCTGGGCTGCGATGCTGCCCGCGGGCGGGCTTAAGGCTGATGACGGCGAGAGCGGCGCGGGCATGGTGATCCTGCGGATGATGGAGCGCGAAGGCCTGAAGGATCATGTGATCATCGTTACCCGCTGGTATGGCGGCAAGAAACTGGGCGGCGACCGGTTCCGCCGGGTGCAGGATGCGGTGCGCGCGTATCTCGGCCACCTGGGCGGGAAATCCGCCTGAACCCGGTCCCGTTTGACCTGCATCAAATCGGCACCTGCGCCCTGCCGCTAAGCTGTACCCGAAATGAATGATTCCGGGGGACTGCGCGATGACCACCCATGCCGATTTGAAAAAGCACGCCGAGCTGTTTGACCGGATGGCCGGCACCGTCGGGCTGGATCTTGAGGAAGAGGCGGTTGCCGGAACTCTGCGCTTTGACGAGATCGCCGAGGCAGTGCTGCGCTGCAGCCGTTGCGGCGGCGTCGGGGCTTGCCGCAAGTGGCTGGCCGAAGGGCCGCGCCCCGGTGCCGAGGCGCCTGATTTCTGCCGCAACCGCGACCTGCTTGGCTATTTGAACGAGCAGCAGGCCTGATGGCTCCGGATTTCTTCCGGTCTCTTTAAGGAGTTCGAACATGCAGCCATTGGGGGACCCCTTGTATCATTTCCGGCTGATGGCCCGGATGGGCCAGGCTGTGGGGGCGGATCTTACATCTGCCTTTGCCGCGGGGGATATCAGCCACGCGGACTGGGCCGAGATGATCACCCGCTGCCGCGGCTGCGGCGCGACGGATCAATGCGAGGCTTTTCTGTCCGCCCATGACCACGCTGAAGCACCGATGCCCGGCTGCCGCAATGCGGATGTGCTGATGCAGTTGAAGGGCCGCAGCGCGTGAAGGACATGGATGCGGAGGCCCGGAGCCTCGGCAATATCTTCCGCCACCTGTGGCTGTTGCGCGCCGTGGCCAAGGCCGCGGGCGTCGATCTCGATCATGCGGTGAAAACCGGGCAGCTCAACGGTTTGGACTATGCCCGGATGGTGACCGCCTGCCGCGGTGCGGGCTGCAGCCAGTCCTGCGCGCTGTGGATCTCCACCCGCCGCGATGACGGCACCCCTGCGGTTCCAGAGTTTTGTCCCACCGGGGATGTATTCCAACGGCTGATGCCTTAGGCCGCAGCATGGCCTGCCAGGCGTGATCTGCCCGGCGGGCTTGGCAGGCCTGGCGTGCTTGGCGTGCGGGATGGTCTGTTACAGCTTTGAGTGGCTGCCGTCGCATAAGGGCTTTTTGCCAGAGTGCTTGCAGCCGCAAAAGAACAGCTTGCCGTCCTTTTCTGCTTTGTATTTCACCGGCTCGAACGCCGTGCCCTTGTGCGAGGCATCGCAGAACGGCTGCTTTTGCGACTTGCCGCAGGCGCACCAGAAATAGGTCTTTCCCTCAGTCACTTCGACGGGGAAGGGGGCTTTCTGGGCGATTTCCGGAGTGTCTGTCATGGCTGGGGGCTCTCCCTGGCTGGTTGCGGTTGGGGGAGAGCGTAGCAGACAGGGAGCGAAATGTTAGCTGGTAGACTTCGGCAATGATGATCCGTGCTGCTTCAACCTTTGCAATGTCTTATAAGTTGTGCAAAATCATTCTAGGATTGTATATCCATAGGGCTTTACTGAATTTGCGAGAGGGGCTTGGAGGGCATCATGGACAGACCAGAATATCTAAAGCAGGGGGAGCCTGCGCGCCTTTTTCCGGTGTTGTCCAATAACTCCAAAGAGGGACGGACGACCTCAATTCTTTTGGCGTGCCTTTCCAAAGTTGAGGAACTTGCATCAGAGTTGTTAGCGTCATTGGGGCAACGAACCGGGAAGCGCACAACCGTGGAGACATTCACAGAAGTAGTCTTTGACGGTCAGAAAGAGGGAGGCAAAGATCGCCCTGACGGGCTGATTGTCGTGGGAAACGGCTCTCGAGAATGGCGCGCCATGGTGGAGGCCAAGATTGGCAATAATCCCCTGACTGCAGAGCAAATAGAAAAATACCGCAGCCTGGCAAAGGACAACAGGATTGACTGCGTCATTACAATTTCCAACCAATTTGCGACATTGCCCGCCAGCCATCCGCTGGAGGATGTCCGTAGAAGCCGCTCGAAGGTCCCAGTTTTCCACTGGTCATGGATGTTCGTCCTGACAACGGTTGACTTACTGATCAGCAACGACGGTGTTGCCGACGATGATCAGCGTGTGTTGCTGAATGAATTGAGGCGCTTTTTAACGCATGAAAGCGCAGGTATTCGCGGTTTCGACCGCATGCCGCCAGATTGGGGCGAACTGAACAAGCTTGTTTCGGCAGGAGGCAAGATACTTGCTAAGTCTCCAGAAGCGATTGCGGTATTGGAAGCTTGGCATCAGGAAACCAAAGATTTGTCATTAATCTTGAGCAGGCAGACGGAAACAAACGTAAGAGAGCGTTTAAACCGGAAACATGCAAAGAATCCTGCTGACCGGCACAAAGATGAACTGAACCAACTAAGGGAAGATCACCAACTGCAGGTCAGCTTTGAAATACCAGATGCTGCGGCAAATTTGGAGATCGTGGCGGATCTAAATCGCCGGACGATTGAAGCAGGTATGACGCTCAGAGCACCCGAAGACAAGAAGTCTTCTAAGGCACGATTGAATTGGCTGCTTCGCCAATTGAAGAGCGAAGTCAATGATGATCTCTTTGTTCGAATGACTTGGCCCGGCCGCAGTGAAGACACTCAATTCTCTTTGGTGGAACTGTTCGCTGATCCTGATCTCTGTGAAAAAGACAAAAACGGGCTCCAAGTCGTCAGTTTTCATATCTATGTGGCAAAGCGGTTGGGGGCAAAATTCACTCAGCAAACGAACTTTATTGCGGAACTTGAAGAGATTGTTCCAAAGTTCTATCGCGAGATTGGCCAAGACCTTTCTTCTTGGAGGAAACCTGCACCAAGAATCCGAGAGCCACAGACGGACGCCAGTGTCCAATCAATAGAAGAGGAAGCTGAGGTAGAGGCGCTGCGGGCGCAGTGAAAATGCTGCGCGTTGTGCCTTAGGCGGTTCTCACACCCCAAAGGTCGTACTCCCCGGCCTCATCAACCTCAACGGTGACCATATCGCCGACTTTCAACTCTTCAACCCCATCATCAATGAACAGGTTGCCGTCGATCTCCGGCGCGTCGGCTTTGGTGCGGCAGGTGGCGATGCCGTCTTCGTCGATGTCGTCGACAATGACCTGCATCGTCTGGCCGACTTTCGCCTCAAGTTTCGCCTCGGAGATCGCCTGGGCCTTCTCCATGAAGCGTTCCCAGCGTTCCTGCTTCACTTCTTCCGGTACATGGTCCGGAAGGTCGTTCGAGCGCGCACCATCGACGTTTTCGTATTTGAAACAGCCAACACGATCCAGCTGCGCCTCGTCCATCCAGTCGAGCAGGTGCTGG
It includes:
- a CDS encoding DUF167 domain-containing protein — protein: MGKPKKKDLPDLSQLCVPGMEIAVRAAPKAARNAIVPAEGVLKISVTAAPENGKANDAVRSLLAAAMGTAASNLVLRRGATSRGKAFVYNGPA
- a CDS encoding M48 family metalloprotease translates to MRRLLCLIALAVGACDVAIEPAPQSAPVARTPRVQGMAPGEARTAFASVSRRVEPVAERACRSRTQGLNCDFLIRIDPNPNAAPNAYQSLDRSGRPIITFTQRMLGQIANQDELAFVMSHEAAHHIRGHLARQAQNSALVSAGAGLITALAGGSAATVSTAQDVGGYVGARTYSKDFELEADELGTLITHQSGFRPSIGVRFFNRLPDPGDRFLGTHPANPDRVRVVQATIDRHGLN
- a CDS encoding YigZ family protein, with the protein product MTAKDQAAPALEMLGVVLTDRGSRYAVTGARVASRAEVDAVLAELKSDRAYAKATHNTWAAMLPAGGLKADDGESGAGMVILRMMEREGLKDHVIIVTRWYGGKKLGGDRFRRVQDAVRAYLGHLGGKSA
- a CDS encoding DUF6455 family protein, producing the protein MTTHADLKKHAELFDRMAGTVGLDLEEEAVAGTLRFDEIAEAVLRCSRCGGVGACRKWLAEGPRPGAEAPDFCRNRDLLGYLNEQQA
- a CDS encoding DUF6455 family protein, yielding MQPLGDPLYHFRLMARMGQAVGADLTSAFAAGDISHADWAEMITRCRGCGATDQCEAFLSAHDHAEAPMPGCRNADVLMQLKGRSA
- a CDS encoding DUF6455 family protein, which encodes MDAEARSLGNIFRHLWLLRAVAKAAGVDLDHAVKTGQLNGLDYARMVTACRGAGCSQSCALWISTRRDDGTPAVPEFCPTGDVFQRLMP
- a CDS encoding CDGSH iron-sulfur domain-containing protein, with protein sequence MTDTPEIAQKAPFPVEVTEGKTYFWCACGKSQKQPFCDASHKGTAFEPVKYKAEKDGKLFFCGCKHSGKKPLCDGSHSKL